In a single window of the Anguilla rostrata isolate EN2019 chromosome 4, ASM1855537v3, whole genome shotgun sequence genome:
- the agtr1b gene encoding type-1 angiotensin II receptor translates to MGNYTAGTTEGIHLKCNMSGNHNFIFTLIPVVYGCNFIIGIVGNSMVVAVIYWYMKLKTVANIFVLNLAVSDLTFLITLPMWATFTATGYHWPFSGFLCKASAGLVIFNLYTSVFFLTSLSIDRYLAIVHPVRSRQRRTVVYARITCVLIWVFAFLLSVPTALTRDVFQITSSNITVCAILQRTQPNQALVAISLMKSVLGFLIPFIIIITCYCLIGKALLDSNCIQKDKSHSDEVLRMLAAVVLAFFICWVPHQVFHFMDVLALLKVIENCRTIDIIDTAMPFTICIAYFNSCMNPILYGFVGRNFRKNLLRLLRCAPPAARPHPGVAHKTSSLPYRTSEMLPLTTGKEVSLPDVK, encoded by the coding sequence atgggcaattatacagctggaactACAGAAGGTATACATCTAAAGTGCAACATGTCTGGAAACCACAATTTCATCTTCACTTTGATCCCCGTTGTCTATGGCTGTAATTTTATCATCGGCATTGTGGGGAATAGCATGGTGGTGGCTGTCATCTACTGGTACATGAAGCTGAAGACAGTGGCAAACATCTTTGTGCTCAACCTGGCCGTGTCCGACCTCACCTTCCTCATCACTCTGCCCATGTGGGCCACCTTTACCGCCACAGGCTACCACTGGCCCTTCAGCGGCTTCCTGTGCAAGGCCAGCGCTGGGCTGGTCATCTTCAACCTCTACACCAGTGTCTTCTTTCTCACCTCGCTCAGCATCGACCGCTACCTGGCCATCGTGCATCCGGTGCGGTCGCGGCAGCGCCGGACGGTGGTCTACGCCCGCATCACCTGTGTCCTCATCTGGGTCTTCGCCTTCCTGCTGAGCGTGCCCACCGCGCTGACCCGCGACGTCTTCCAGATCACGTCCTCCAACATCACTGTCTGCGCCATTCTGCAACGCACCCAGCCCAACCAAGCGCTGGTGGCCATCAGCCTAATGAAGAGCGTCCTGGGCTTCCTCATccccttcatcatcatcatcacctgcTACTGCCTGATAGGCAAGGCCCTTCTGGACTCCAACTGCATCCAGAAGGACAAATCGCACAGCGACGAGGTGCTGCGGATGCTGGCCGCCGTGGTCCTGGCATTCTTCATCTGCTGGGTGCCGCACCAGGTCTTTCACTTCATGGACGTGCTGGCTCTGCTCAAGGTGATTGAGAACTGCCGCACAATCGACATCATTGACACGGCCATGCCCTTCACCATCTGCATCGCCTACTTCAACAGCTGTATGAACCCCATCCTGTACGGCTTTGTGGGGAGAAACTTCCGGAAGAACCTCCTGCGGCTGCTGCGgtgcgccccgcccgccgccagGCCACACCCAGGCGTCGCCCACAAGACCAGCAGCCTCCCCTACCGCACGTCGGAAATGCTGCCTCTAACCACCGGCAAAGAAGTCTCCTTGCCCGATGTTAAATGA
- the cpb1 gene encoding carboxypeptidase B — translation MKVLLLLGFVAVALAEVTRFDGEKVYRLRPKTDEHVAIIKELAGNIEVDFWSPEGAEQVVVSTEVDIHVDAAHTDIVSTLLQQSEMEHEVLVEDLQAYVEDQLDNQETKAYNYMKYNSWDKIEAWISSMASSNPSLISTQVIGTTFEGRAMTVMKIGKQSSSTKPAIFLDCGIHAREWISPAFCQWFVKEAVETYGSDAQMTSLLDQMDVIVLPVFNIDGYAYTWSNNRMWRKTRSRRSGSSCIGTDPNRNFDAGWCTTGASSNPCSDTYCGSKPESEVEVKAVADYIRRNLSTIKAYLTVHSYSQLLLFPYSYSYQLAAHHSELLQVAEGAAEALRSLYGTRYTSGPGATTIYPAAGGSDDWAYDLGVKYSYTFELRDTGRYGFLLPESQIKPTCEETMLAVKYITAHVLENLY, via the exons ATGAAGGTCCTCCTGCTCCTAGGGTTTGTCGCGGTCGCTCTGGCTGAAGTGACGAGATTCGATGG TGAGAAAGTCTACCGTCTCAGGCCAAAGACTGACGAGCATGTGGCCATCATCAAAGAGTTAGCTGGCAACATTGAG gtggacTTCTGGAGCCCAGAAGGTGCTGAGCAGGTGGTGGTGAGCACTGAGGTGGACATCCACGTGGACGCTGCCCACACTGATATCGTCagcactctgctgcagcagagcgagATGGAGCACGA GGTGCTGGTTGAGGACCTGCAGGCTTATGTGGAGGATCAGCTGGACAACCAGGAAACTAAGGCCTACAACTACATGAAGTACAACAGCTGGGACAAA ATTGAGGCTTGGATCTCCTCCATGGCTTCATCTAATCCCAGTCTCATTAGCACACAAGTGATTGGTACAACCTTTGAAGGACGTGCTATGACTGTCATGAAG ATTGGTAAGCAGTCTAGCTCCACCAAGCCTGCTATCTTCCTGGACTGTGGCATCCATGCCAGAGAGTGGATCTCCCCTGCCTTCTGCCAGTGGTTCGTCAAAGAG GCTGTGGAGACCTATGGAAGCGATGCCCAGATGACCAGTCTCCTGGACCAAATGGACGTCATTGTTCTGCCTGTCTTCAACATTGATGGCTATGCATACACCTGGTCTAAT AACAGAATGTGGAGAAAGACCCGCTCCAGGAGGTCCGGTTCCTCTTGCATCGGTACTGATCCCAACAGGAACTTTGATGCTGGCTGGTGCA CCACTGGAGCCTCCAGCAACCCCTGTAGTGACACCTACTGCGGCTCCAAGCCCGAGTCTGAAGTGGAGGTCAAGGCCGTGGCTGACTACATCCGCAGGAACCTCTCCACCATCAAGGCCTATCTGACAGTCCACTCCTACtcccagctgctgctgttcccaTACTCCTACTCCTACCAGCTGGCGGCCCACCACAGCGAGCTG CTTCAGGTAGCTGAGGGAGCAGCCGAGGCTCTACGCAGTCTGTATGGCACACGATACACCAGCGGCCCTGGTGCTACAACCATCT ACCCCGCTGCCGGAGGCTCCGATGACTGGGCCTATGACCTGGGGGTGAAGTACTCCTACACCTTCGAGCTGCGTGACACTGGACGTTACGGCTTCCTCCTGCCTGAGAGCCAGATCAAGCCCACCTGCGAGGAGACCATGCTGGCCGTCAAATACATTACTGCCCATGTGCTGGAGAACCTCTACTAG